A window from Pseudomonas sp. MRSN 12121 encodes these proteins:
- the ureG gene encoding urease accessory protein UreG — translation MNTQPLRVGIGGPVGSGKTALTLALCLALRERYNLAVVTNDIYTREDADFLVRNQALAPERIIGVETGGCPHTAIREDASINLEAVDQLNRRFPGLDLILVESGGDNLSATFSPELSDLTIYVIDVSAGDKLPRKGGPGICKSDLLVINKIDLAPLVGASLEMMDSDTQRMRGGKPFVFSNQKTGQGLEQIIAFIERQGLLTAA, via the coding sequence ATGAACACACAACCCCTGCGCGTCGGCATCGGTGGCCCGGTGGGCTCCGGCAAGACCGCCCTGACCCTGGCCCTGTGCCTGGCCCTGCGCGAACGCTACAACCTGGCGGTGGTGACCAACGATATCTATACCCGCGAAGACGCCGACTTCCTGGTGCGCAACCAGGCGCTGGCGCCCGAACGCATCATCGGCGTGGAAACCGGCGGCTGCCCGCACACGGCCATCCGCGAGGATGCCTCGATCAACCTCGAGGCGGTGGACCAGCTGAACCGGCGCTTTCCCGGCCTCGACCTGATCCTGGTGGAATCCGGCGGCGACAACCTGTCGGCCACCTTCAGCCCGGAACTGTCCGACCTGACCATCTACGTGATCGATGTGTCGGCCGGCGACAAGCTGCCGCGCAAGGGCGGCCCGGGGATCTGCAAGTCCGACCTGCTGGTGATCAACAAGATCGACCTGGCGCCCTTGGTGGGCGCCTCGCTGGAGATGATGGACAGCGACACCCAGCGCATGCGCGGCGGCAAGCCGTTCGTCTTCAGCAACCAGAAGACCGGCCAGGGCCTGGAGCAAATCATCGCCTTCATCGAACG